In the Acidobacteriota bacterium genome, one interval contains:
- the rpoD gene encoding RNA polymerase sigma factor RpoD — protein sequence MALSIEEKYDEVRQLINVGKEKGYLLYDEVNELLPADITSSEELDDLFSAFGNAGIEVIDSDQKFRKDELLDRPETEEPELDLTPGALDKTNDPVRMYLREMGTVPLLTREGEVEIAKRIERGKLTVIKSISRMPSVTRFIIHMGDQLRAGERTVRELVIFNDEEITDERIEARAREVLRQIDAVRKAWASVEKCAEKLEKTPKGATTRDKRKYRRVRWAWLRERVVLSKAIRRIEFTETVKRRMIDAVKEKVEHVQKLQWEVNAIERQVAGKSKRGKIKEEERKELLRKQKDIRLQMKTFADELGESPEQLLDTLETITRGEAQAEQAKKELVEANLRLVVSIAKKYTNRGLQFLDLIQEGNIGLMKAVDKFEYRRGYKFSTYATWWIRQAITRAIADQARTIRIPVHMIETINKLIRTSRALVQELGREPTSEEIAERMDIPVSQVRKVLKIAQEPISLETPIGEEEDSHLGDFIEDRNVMSPSDAVINLNLKEQTDQVLKTLTPREEKVIKMRFGVGDGSEHTLEEVGQNFAVTRERIRQIEAKALRKLRHPSRSRKLKAFLEGR from the coding sequence ATGGCGTTGTCGATTGAAGAGAAATACGACGAGGTACGGCAGCTCATCAACGTCGGCAAGGAGAAGGGCTATCTCCTGTATGACGAGGTGAACGAGCTTCTGCCGGCCGACATCACGTCTTCGGAGGAGCTCGACGACCTGTTCAGCGCGTTCGGCAACGCGGGGATCGAGGTCATCGACTCCGACCAGAAGTTCCGGAAAGACGAGCTGCTCGACCGCCCCGAAACCGAAGAGCCGGAGCTCGACCTCACGCCGGGCGCCCTCGACAAGACGAACGATCCCGTCCGCATGTACCTGCGCGAGATGGGCACGGTCCCCCTGCTCACGCGCGAGGGGGAAGTGGAAATCGCCAAGCGGATCGAGCGCGGCAAGCTCACGGTCATCAAGTCGATCTCGCGGATGCCGAGCGTCACCCGCTTCATCATCCACATGGGGGACCAGCTCCGCGCGGGGGAGCGGACGGTTCGCGAGCTCGTCATCTTCAACGACGAGGAGATCACCGACGAGCGCATCGAGGCGCGCGCCCGTGAGGTGCTGCGCCAGATCGACGCGGTCCGCAAGGCGTGGGCGAGCGTCGAAAAGTGCGCCGAGAAGCTGGAGAAGACCCCCAAGGGGGCGACGACGCGGGACAAGCGGAAGTACCGCCGCGTGCGCTGGGCCTGGCTGCGGGAGAGGGTGGTGCTCTCCAAGGCGATCCGGCGGATCGAGTTCACCGAGACCGTCAAGCGCCGGATGATCGACGCGGTCAAGGAGAAGGTCGAGCACGTCCAGAAGCTGCAGTGGGAGGTCAACGCGATCGAGCGGCAGGTCGCCGGCAAGTCGAAGCGCGGCAAGATCAAGGAGGAGGAGCGCAAGGAGCTGCTCCGCAAGCAGAAGGACATCCGGCTGCAGATGAAGACGTTTGCCGACGAACTCGGCGAAAGTCCCGAGCAGCTGCTCGATACCCTGGAGACGATTACCCGCGGCGAGGCGCAGGCGGAGCAGGCCAAGAAAGAGCTCGTCGAAGCGAACCTCCGCCTCGTGGTCTCGATTGCCAAGAAGTACACCAACCGCGGGCTGCAGTTCCTCGATCTCATTCAGGAAGGCAACATCGGCCTCATGAAGGCGGTGGACAAGTTCGAATACCGCCGCGGCTACAAGTTCTCGACGTACGCGACGTGGTGGATCCGCCAGGCGATCACCCGTGCGATCGCGGACCAGGCGCGCACCATCCGCATCCCGGTCCACATGATCGAGACGATCAACAAGCTGATTCGCACCTCGCGCGCGCTGGTGCAGGAGCTGGGACGGGAGCCGACCTCGGAGGAGATTGCCGAGCGGATGGACATCCCGGTGTCGCAGGTGCGCAAGGTGCTCAAGATCGCGCAGGAGCCGATCTCGCTCGAGACGCCCATCGGAGAAGAGGAAGACTCGCACCTCGGGGACTTCATCGAGGATCGCAACGTGATGTCCCCGTCGGACGCGGTCATCAACTTGAACCTGAAGGAACAGACCGATCAGGTGCTGAAGACGCTCACGCCGCGCGAGGAAAAGGTGATCAAGATGCGGTTCGGCGTCGGCGACGGCAGCGAGCACACGCTCGAGGAAGTGGGCCAGAACTTCGCCGTCACGCGCGAGCGCATCCGGCAGATCGAGGCCAAGGCGCTGCGCAAGCTGCGGCACCCGTCGCGCAGCCGGAAGCTCAAGGCGTTTCTCGAGGGACGGTAG
- the dnaG gene encoding DNA primase, with product MGLFPQSFIDDLKSQADIVRLVGESVQLRKAGAAYKGLCPFHGEKTPSFHVNPDRGFFHCFGCGVGGDVFKFIELQDKVTFPEAVRTLAAKFGVPVPEPEEARQDPEAERDREALLKIHEVAAAWFREQLATPAGARARQALAGRGLAPELMERFGYGYAPASRDALRQHLVKQGFALPILARSGLVVEREDGSVVDRFRNRLMIPIARESGAVVAFGGRAMETDQQPKYLNSAETAIYTKGRVLYGLSVTKAEIRRLGYAVLVEGYFDFAQAYQAGVMPVVAVSGTALTPAQAKLLRRFTTKLILSLDPDAAGQGAAARSSELLVSEGFQVNVAMLPGGADPDTFIRRQGAAAYREKLRTSRPYLEYLLDRAAEGVDLSRDEGRRGFLDRMLTVAARIPDPATRDQFADRLAHKARITEEVVRAEIRRAAVNRQTSLEGVEAARGLRLVGEVRPAEKGLIWALLHEPRLALEALAELEDGDFDGLAAGGVLRAAREMADWPAETVTESLVARLSTGEAGLLAAIRSQPGPLAPPTECARALRRLRYERERAELQREIDHLQDLGAAHAGQIDALWLRKKDLLRRLDALDRG from the coding sequence ATGGGGCTGTTTCCACAGTCGTTCATCGACGACCTGAAGTCGCAGGCGGACATCGTCCGCCTCGTCGGCGAGTCTGTGCAGCTCCGCAAGGCTGGAGCCGCGTACAAGGGACTGTGCCCGTTTCACGGCGAGAAGACGCCGTCGTTCCACGTCAACCCGGATCGCGGGTTCTTTCACTGCTTCGGGTGCGGCGTGGGGGGGGACGTGTTCAAGTTCATCGAGCTGCAGGACAAGGTGACGTTCCCCGAGGCGGTGCGGACGCTGGCCGCCAAGTTCGGCGTGCCGGTCCCGGAGCCCGAGGAGGCGCGCCAGGACCCCGAGGCAGAGCGCGATCGCGAAGCGCTGCTGAAGATCCACGAAGTGGCGGCGGCGTGGTTCCGCGAGCAGCTCGCGACGCCGGCCGGCGCGCGGGCGCGGCAGGCGCTCGCCGGGCGCGGGCTGGCGCCGGAGCTGATGGAGCGATTCGGGTACGGGTACGCGCCGGCAAGCCGCGACGCGCTCCGGCAGCACCTGGTGAAGCAGGGATTTGCCCTGCCGATCCTGGCAAGGAGCGGCCTGGTCGTCGAGCGCGAGGACGGGAGCGTCGTCGATCGGTTTCGAAATCGGCTGATGATTCCGATCGCGCGCGAAAGCGGAGCCGTCGTGGCCTTCGGTGGCCGCGCGATGGAGACCGACCAGCAGCCGAAGTACCTGAACTCGGCCGAGACCGCCATCTACACGAAAGGGCGCGTGCTGTACGGGCTCAGCGTGACGAAAGCCGAGATCCGCCGGCTCGGATACGCGGTCCTCGTGGAGGGGTACTTCGATTTCGCGCAGGCGTATCAGGCCGGCGTGATGCCGGTGGTCGCCGTGTCCGGCACGGCGCTGACGCCGGCGCAGGCAAAGTTGCTGCGCCGGTTCACGACAAAGCTGATCCTCAGCCTCGACCCGGACGCAGCCGGCCAGGGCGCCGCCGCGCGATCGTCGGAACTGCTGGTGAGCGAAGGGTTCCAGGTGAACGTCGCCATGTTGCCGGGGGGGGCCGATCCCGATACGTTCATCCGACGGCAGGGTGCAGCGGCGTACCGTGAAAAACTGCGCACTTCCCGGCCGTACCTGGAATATCTCCTCGACCGCGCCGCCGAGGGGGTGGATCTGTCGCGCGATGAAGGGCGCCGGGGTTTCCTGGATCGCATGCTGACGGTGGCCGCTCGGATCCCGGACCCGGCCACGCGCGACCAGTTTGCCGATCGGCTCGCGCACAAGGCGCGCATCACCGAAGAGGTCGTGCGTGCCGAGATACGGCGCGCCGCGGTGAACCGGCAGACGAGCCTTGAAGGGGTCGAAGCGGCACGCGGGCTGAGGCTGGTCGGCGAGGTGCGGCCGGCGGAAAAAGGCCTCATCTGGGCGCTGCTCCACGAGCCGCGGCTGGCGCTGGAGGCGCTGGCGGAGCTGGAGGACGGCGATTTCGACGGGCTGGCGGCTGGCGGCGTCCTGCGGGCGGCCCGGGAAATGGCGGATTGGCCCGCGGAAACAGTGACAGAATCGCTTGTGGCGCGTCTAAGTACTGGTGAGGCCGGCCTCCTGGCGGCCATCCGGTCCCAGCCCGGCCCGCTCGCTCCCCCGACAGAGTGCGCGCGAGCGCTGCGACGGCTGCGCTACGAGCGTGAGCGGGCGGAGCTGCAGCGGGAAATCGATCACCTGCAGGATCTGGGCGCGGCGCATGCAGGGCAGATTGACGCGCTCTGGCTGAGGAAGAAGGACCTGTTGCGGCGGCTCGACGCTCTCGACCGAGGTTAG
- a CDS encoding endonuclease MutS2, with translation MHLGTLKALEFDRIATAVRRLALTPLGAARLAELRPVTDARQVAALLGATTEGVRFTGEGGAFPLDAPADLDGALTALAVEGRALEPMPLLGLARFFGSVESTRCGIRRARGHYPALRAIVESAANFDAEVEDIRRKIEPSGEVSDDASPQLRAIRERLRKQRSRLRSTLESYLRGKDTARYLQDQIVTDRNGRFVLVVKAENRGAIPGIVHGSSASGASLYLEPLSTVDINNDIVALEQQEAEEVHRILLALSDAFRRRAIELQRTLSAATELDVVQAKARFSALCDAREPLLAQDGRLEVRGARHPLLIPSVRDLLREEGDESRPALAGGRATAGPVPVDILLIPPTRVLIISGPNTGGKTVALKSAGLLALMAQAGLHVPAEDGTQVTPFRSVFADIGDEQSIAASLSTFSWHITNISSMDRTLALPALVLIDEVGAGTDPNEGGALGTAIIDHFRKRGALVAATTHYDALKSYAGTTEGVEIAAFGFDPESFAPTYRLVYGSPGRSLALEIAARLGIAPAIIEAARAYRSERETQLAEHLARMEKELNALDHERRLTARERETLADTTARLHARDEELKRREEAFQRRLRERADERLRDARREIDEVVRELRQRAATMAGAPRHVPALSTGETGAIRAEARAALEAIEGRLASGTPAPAPAGTAAGTPVRVGDTVAVGAFGFEGAVQSVHGEAAEVDVRGKRMRVPLADLRVVGRASAAPQGRVNVQVETPRSDDLVPSDLNIIGCTTDEAIARAEKFLDDAVLQDRRSVRFIHGHGTGQLRRAIGELLAKHPLVAHYSLAPDNEGGSAITVAELKD, from the coding sequence ATGCATCTCGGAACACTGAAGGCCCTCGAATTCGATCGGATCGCGACCGCGGTGCGACGGTTGGCGTTGACGCCGCTCGGCGCCGCGCGCCTGGCAGAGCTGCGTCCGGTCACCGATGCGCGGCAGGTGGCTGCCTTGCTCGGAGCGACCACCGAAGGCGTCCGGTTCACCGGCGAAGGGGGCGCGTTCCCGCTCGATGCGCCCGCCGATCTGGATGGCGCGCTCACGGCGCTGGCGGTCGAGGGGCGCGCGCTCGAGCCGATGCCGCTGCTCGGCCTGGCGCGCTTTTTCGGGTCGGTCGAATCCACGCGCTGCGGCATCCGGCGAGCCCGGGGCCACTACCCTGCCCTGCGCGCGATCGTCGAATCGGCGGCGAATTTCGACGCCGAAGTCGAAGACATCCGGCGGAAGATCGAACCCTCGGGCGAGGTCTCCGACGATGCGTCGCCGCAGCTGCGCGCGATCCGGGAGCGCCTGCGCAAGCAGCGGTCGCGGCTGCGCTCGACGCTCGAGTCGTACTTGCGCGGCAAGGACACGGCGCGCTACCTGCAGGATCAGATCGTCACGGACAGAAACGGCCGCTTCGTGCTGGTCGTCAAGGCGGAGAACCGCGGCGCAATCCCCGGCATCGTGCACGGCAGCTCGGCGAGCGGTGCCAGCCTCTATCTCGAGCCGCTCAGCACGGTCGACATCAACAACGACATCGTCGCGCTCGAGCAGCAGGAGGCGGAAGAAGTGCACCGCATCCTGCTCGCGTTGAGCGACGCGTTCCGCCGCCGCGCGATCGAGCTGCAGCGCACGCTCTCGGCCGCCACCGAGCTGGACGTCGTCCAGGCGAAAGCGCGCTTCTCGGCGCTGTGCGATGCGAGGGAGCCGCTGCTGGCGCAGGACGGCCGCCTGGAAGTGCGGGGCGCGCGCCATCCGCTGCTGATTCCCTCCGTCAGGGATCTGCTGCGCGAGGAAGGAGACGAGTCGCGCCCCGCGCTCGCCGGCGGGCGCGCCACGGCGGGCCCGGTTCCCGTGGACATCCTGCTGATTCCGCCCACGCGCGTGCTCATCATCAGCGGGCCGAATACCGGGGGCAAGACCGTTGCGTTGAAAAGCGCGGGACTGCTGGCGCTGATGGCCCAGGCGGGGCTGCACGTGCCCGCGGAAGACGGAACGCAGGTGACGCCGTTCCGCTCGGTCTTCGCCGACATCGGCGACGAGCAGTCGATCGCGGCGAGCCTCAGCACGTTTTCGTGGCACATCACGAATATCTCGTCGATGGATCGGACCCTGGCGCTGCCCGCGCTGGTGCTGATCGACGAGGTGGGCGCCGGAACGGATCCGAACGAAGGCGGCGCGCTTGGCACGGCCATCATCGACCACTTCCGCAAGCGCGGCGCGCTGGTCGCGGCCACGACGCATTACGACGCGCTGAAGTCCTACGCGGGCACGACCGAGGGTGTCGAGATTGCCGCGTTCGGGTTCGACCCGGAGTCGTTCGCACCCACCTACCGGCTGGTGTACGGCTCTCCGGGACGCAGCCTGGCGCTCGAGATTGCCGCGCGGCTCGGGATCGCGCCGGCCATCATCGAGGCCGCCCGCGCGTATCGCAGCGAGCGCGAGACGCAGCTGGCCGAGCACCTCGCGCGCATGGAAAAGGAGTTGAACGCGCTCGACCATGAGCGTCGCCTCACCGCGCGGGAGCGCGAGACGCTCGCGGACACGACCGCGCGGCTGCACGCGCGCGACGAGGAACTGAAGCGCCGGGAGGAGGCGTTCCAGCGGCGTTTGCGGGAGCGCGCGGACGAACGGCTGCGCGACGCGCGCCGCGAGATCGACGAGGTCGTCAGGGAGCTGCGGCAGCGCGCGGCGACCATGGCCGGCGCCCCCCGGCACGTGCCCGCGCTCTCCACGGGCGAGACCGGCGCGATCCGCGCGGAGGCCCGCGCCGCGCTCGAGGCCATCGAAGGGCGGCTGGCGAGCGGCACGCCGGCGCCGGCGCCGGCGGGAACGGCGGCGGGCACGCCGGTGCGCGTGGGGGACACGGTGGCGGTCGGCGCGTTCGGCTTCGAAGGGGCGGTCCAGAGCGTGCACGGCGAGGCGGCCGAAGTGGACGTGCGCGGAAAGCGGATGCGCGTGCCGCTGGCCGACCTGAGGGTGGTCGGGCGCGCGAGCGCGGCGCCGCAAGGGCGGGTCAACGTGCAGGTGGAAACGCCGCGGAGCGACGACCTGGTGCCCTCGGACCTGAACATCATCGGCTGCACGACGGACGAAGCGATCGCGCGCGCCGAGAAGTTCCTGGATGACGCGGTGCTGCAGGACCGGCGGAGCGTGCGCTTCATTCACGGCCACGGGACGGGTCAGCTACGGCGCGCGATTGGCGAGCTGCTGGCGAAGCACCCGCTCGTCGCGCACTATTCGCTCGCGCCGGACAACGAGGGGGGCTCGGCCATCACGGTGGCGGAGCTGAAGGACTAG
- the larB gene encoding nickel pincer cofactor biosynthesis protein LarB gives MTANELEALLEAVQRGSVSPADAHHRVLQFVRQAPFEDLGFARVDHHRGLRQGFPEVVYGQGKTPEQIASIAERIAGRGHSLLVTRTCPEAFLAVQARVSGAAFHDTARAITLRQQDIPPGVGTILVAAAGTSDLQVAEEAAVSAECMGNLVDRIYDVGVAGLHRLLAETGRLQDARVVIAVAGMEGAMPSVIGGLVAAPVIAVPTSVGYGASFGGLTALLGMLNSCASGVAVVNIDNGFGAAAMASAINHLR, from the coding sequence ATGACCGCGAACGAGCTTGAAGCGCTCCTCGAGGCCGTGCAGCGGGGGTCGGTTTCCCCGGCCGATGCGCACCACCGCGTCCTACAATTCGTACGCCAGGCCCCCTTCGAGGACCTCGGGTTCGCCCGCGTCGACCACCACCGCGGGCTCCGGCAGGGCTTCCCCGAGGTCGTGTACGGCCAGGGGAAGACGCCCGAGCAGATCGCATCAATCGCCGAGCGTATCGCAGGCCGCGGACATAGCCTGCTGGTGACCCGAACGTGCCCGGAGGCGTTTCTGGCGGTGCAGGCGCGGGTGTCCGGTGCAGCTTTCCATGACACGGCGCGCGCGATTACGCTCCGGCAGCAGGACATCCCGCCCGGGGTGGGCACGATTCTCGTGGCCGCGGCCGGCACGTCGGACCTCCAGGTGGCCGAGGAAGCGGCGGTCAGCGCGGAGTGCATGGGCAACCTCGTCGACAGGATCTATGACGTCGGGGTGGCCGGCCTGCACCGGCTGCTCGCCGAAACCGGACGCCTCCAAGACGCCCGGGTCGTGATTGCCGTGGCGGGGATGGAGGGGGCGATGCCGAGCGTCATCGGCGGCCTCGTGGCCGCACCGGTCATTGCGGTCCCTACCAGCGTGGGCTACGGCGCGAGTTTCGGGGGTTTGACCGCACTGCTTGGGATGCTGAACAGCTGCGCGTCCGGGGTGGCTGTTGTCAATATCGACAACGGCTTCGGCGCCGCGGCGATGGCGTCGGCCATCAATCATCTGCGCTGA
- a CDS encoding glycosyltransferase has protein sequence MTASETLILVLYFFILSILAVYGWHRYYIVYLYMKHKDNVPKPPARGFDPLPVVTVQLPIYNEMYVAERLIDAVCELDYPRELLEIQVLDDSTDETTQIADLAVRRQAQRGIDIKFLHRTDRTGLKAGALDAALREARGDFVAIFDADFTPGRDFLARTVHYFVDPKVAMVQARWGHLNQDYSLLTKIQSIMLDGHFVLEHGGRNRSGCFFNFNGTAGIWRRAAIGDAGGWQHDTLTEDLDLSYRAQLRGWKFLFVPDLVVPAEVPVEMNSFKSQQHRWAKGSIQTCRKVLPAILASDLPLHVKAEAFFHLTANFNYILMVLLSILMFPAMYVRYNMGWTEMLLIDIPLFLAATMSVANFYLVSQREAYADWKSRVKYLPFLMAIGIGLCINNTRAVLEALLRRESEFARTPKYGIERTADEWVGKKYHQTMALQPLIELSLGIYFTGAVVYALSNGIYGTLPFLMLFQVGFLYTGLLSLVQQFAGDLTVKAPEIAN, from the coding sequence ATGACGGCGTCTGAAACGCTCATCCTTGTTCTCTACTTTTTCATCCTGAGCATCCTGGCCGTTTACGGATGGCATCGGTACTACATTGTGTATCTTTACATGAAACACAAGGACAATGTGCCGAAGCCGCCCGCACGCGGTTTCGATCCGCTCCCCGTCGTCACCGTCCAGCTGCCGATCTACAACGAGATGTACGTGGCGGAGCGGCTGATCGACGCGGTCTGCGAGCTCGATTATCCACGCGAGCTGCTGGAGATCCAGGTGCTGGACGACTCCACCGACGAGACCACGCAGATTGCGGACCTCGCGGTGCGCCGCCAGGCCCAGCGCGGCATCGACATCAAGTTCCTTCACCGGACCGACCGCACCGGGCTCAAGGCCGGCGCGCTCGACGCCGCGCTGCGCGAGGCCCGCGGGGACTTCGTCGCGATTTTCGACGCCGACTTCACGCCCGGCCGCGATTTCCTGGCCAGGACGGTTCACTACTTCGTCGACCCGAAGGTGGCGATGGTGCAGGCGCGCTGGGGGCACCTGAACCAGGATTACTCGCTGCTGACCAAGATCCAGTCGATCATGCTCGACGGGCACTTCGTCCTCGAGCACGGCGGCCGCAATCGTTCCGGCTGCTTCTTCAACTTCAACGGCACGGCCGGCATCTGGCGGCGCGCCGCCATCGGCGACGCCGGCGGCTGGCAGCACGACACGCTCACCGAGGATCTCGACCTCAGCTACCGCGCGCAGCTTCGCGGCTGGAAGTTCCTCTTCGTGCCGGACCTCGTCGTGCCCGCCGAAGTGCCGGTGGAGATGAACTCCTTCAAGTCGCAGCAGCACCGCTGGGCCAAGGGGTCGATTCAGACCTGCCGCAAGGTGCTGCCCGCGATCCTCGCGTCCGACCTGCCGCTGCACGTCAAGGCGGAGGCGTTCTTCCACCTCACCGCGAACTTCAACTACATCCTGATGGTGCTGCTCTCCATCCTGATGTTCCCGGCGATGTACGTCCGCTACAACATGGGCTGGACCGAGATGCTCCTCATCGACATCCCCCTGTTCCTCGCGGCGACGATGTCGGTGGCGAACTTCTACCTGGTGTCGCAGCGCGAGGCGTACGCGGATTGGAAGTCGCGGGTGAAGTACCTGCCGTTCCTGATGGCGATCGGCATCGGGCTCTGCATCAACAACACGCGCGCGGTGCTCGAAGCGCTGCTGCGCCGGGAGTCCGAGTTCGCCCGGACGCCGAAATACGGCATCGAGCGCACCGCCGACGAGTGGGTCGGCAAGAAGTACCACCAGACCATGGCGCTCCAGCCCCTGATCGAGCTGTCGCTCGGGATCTATTTCACGGGCGCGGTCGTCTATGCGCTGTCGAACGGCATCTACGGCACGCTGCCGTTCCTGATGCTCTTCCAGGTCGGCTTCCTGTACACGGGCCTCCTGTCGCTCGTCCAGCAGTTCGCGGGCGACCTGACCGTGAAAGCCCCGGAAATTGCCAATTAA
- a CDS encoding citrate synthase (catalyzes the formation of citrate from acetyl-CoA and oxaloacetate): MTPEDAKPKAGLEDVVAGSSAICYLDGQRGVLAYCGYDIHDLAHGATFEEVCYLLWHRRLPTRAELGDLQSQLAAARPLPEAVIRLMRSLPPVDGMDALRTVASALAHYDADAEDHSQPANDRKAVRLTAQIASVVATWGRLAAGKGPIAPDPVLGHAANFLYMLTGDRPNAVAAHAFDVALILHADHELNASTFAARVAAATLTDIHSAITAAVGTLKGPLHGGANADVMRMLLEIGQDAPASRVEDALRAKLARKEKIAGFGHRVYRTEDPRATHLRRMSRELGERAGNARWFEISQQIEQIVTAEKKLYPNVDFYSGSTYYMLGIPIDLFTPIFAVSRVSGWTAHVLEQYANNRLIRPRTEYVGPEYPQRFLRLEER, translated from the coding sequence ATGACCCCTGAGGACGCGAAACCCAAGGCCGGGCTCGAAGACGTCGTCGCGGGTTCCTCGGCGATTTGTTACCTCGATGGGCAGCGCGGCGTGCTCGCGTACTGCGGGTACGACATCCACGACCTCGCGCACGGCGCGACGTTCGAGGAAGTCTGCTATCTCCTCTGGCACCGGCGCCTGCCGACGCGCGCGGAGCTGGGGGATCTGCAGTCGCAGCTTGCCGCCGCGCGGCCGCTTCCCGAAGCCGTCATCCGCCTGATGCGGTCCCTGCCTCCCGTGGACGGGATGGACGCGCTGCGGACGGTGGCGTCCGCCCTCGCCCATTACGATGCCGACGCCGAGGACCACTCACAGCCGGCCAACGACCGGAAGGCCGTGCGCCTGACGGCGCAGATCGCGTCGGTGGTCGCCACGTGGGGGCGGCTCGCGGCGGGGAAGGGGCCGATCGCGCCAGACCCGGTCCTGGGGCACGCGGCGAATTTCCTCTACATGCTGACCGGCGATCGGCCCAACGCGGTCGCGGCGCACGCATTCGATGTCGCGCTGATCCTGCACGCCGACCACGAGCTGAACGCGTCGACGTTCGCCGCGCGGGTCGCCGCCGCGACGCTGACCGACATCCACTCCGCCATCACGGCGGCGGTCGGCACCCTCAAGGGGCCGCTGCACGGCGGTGCGAACGCGGACGTGATGCGGATGCTGCTGGAGATCGGGCAGGACGCGCCGGCCTCGCGCGTGGAGGATGCCCTGCGGGCCAAGCTCGCCCGCAAGGAGAAGATTGCCGGGTTCGGCCACCGCGTGTACCGGACCGAAGATCCGCGCGCCACGCACCTGCGCCGGATGTCCAGGGAGCTGGGGGAGCGCGCCGGCAACGCGCGCTGGTTCGAGATCTCGCAGCAGATCGAGCAGATCGTCACGGCCGAGAAGAAGCTGTACCCGAACGTGGACTTCTACTCGGGCTCGACCTACTACATGCTGGGCATCCCGATCGACCTCTTCACGCCGATCTTCGCGGTCTCGCGCGTCTCGGGATGGACCGCGCACGTCCTCGAGCAGTATGCGAACAACCGCCTGATTCGCCCCCGGACCGAGTACGTCGGGCCGGAATATCCGCAGCGGTTCCTGCGCCTCGAAGAGCGCTGA
- a CDS encoding type II toxin-antitoxin system VapC family toxin, which yields MIFIDSNIPVYLVGQPHPHKADAQRLLERLVATRQRLVTSAEVFQEILHRYAAIARRDAIAPAVEALDGLVDNVFGIDIQDVRRAQGIVLAYPVSARDALHVAVMEHHGVKEILTFDQGFDGFPGITRIA from the coding sequence GTGATCTTCATCGACTCCAATATCCCGGTGTACCTGGTGGGCCAGCCGCATCCCCACAAGGCGGACGCGCAGCGGCTGCTCGAACGGCTCGTCGCCACGCGCCAGCGGCTGGTGACGAGCGCGGAGGTGTTCCAGGAGATCCTGCACCGGTACGCGGCCATCGCCCGCCGCGACGCCATCGCGCCGGCGGTGGAAGCGCTGGACGGCCTGGTCGACAACGTGTTCGGCATCGACATCCAGGACGTCCGGCGGGCGCAGGGCATCGTGCTGGCGTACCCGGTGAGCGCGCGCGACGCGCTGCACGTGGCCGTCATGGAGCATCACGGGGTGAAAGAAATCCTGACGTTCGATCAGGGCTTCGACGGATTCCCCGGCATCACGCGTATCGCCTAG
- a CDS encoding antitoxin, protein MSKRLQVLLEETEYRRLQRQARRHGTTVASLVREALRAAWDEEPAASPERKLAAVRAAVRHAFPIGEIGQVLDEIERGRRDLSL, encoded by the coding sequence GTGAGTAAGAGGCTTCAGGTGCTGCTCGAGGAGACCGAGTACCGGCGGCTGCAGCGCCAGGCGCGGCGGCACGGCACCACGGTGGCCTCGCTCGTCCGCGAGGCCCTGCGCGCCGCCTGGGACGAGGAGCCGGCCGCCAGCCCGGAACGGAAGCTGGCGGCGGTCCGCGCCGCTGTCCGGCACGCGTTTCCGATTGGCGAGATCGGCCAGGTGCTCGACGAGATCGAGCGCGGGCGCCGCGACCTGTCCCTGTGA